One window from the genome of Rhinolophus ferrumequinum isolate MPI-CBG mRhiFer1 chromosome 10, mRhiFer1_v1.p, whole genome shotgun sequence encodes:
- the CARD10 gene encoding caspase recruitment domain-containing protein 10 isoform X3, producing the protein MMVLEKGADPEDAAMPGGVEAEEEAGAGSGSEAEEDALWERIEGVRHRLTRTLNPAKLTPYLRQCRVIDEQDEEEVLSTYRFPCRVNRTGRLMDILRCRGKRGYEAFLEALEFYYPELFTLLTGQEPAQRCSMILDEEGPEGLTQFLMTEVRRLREARKSQLQREQQLQARGRVLEEERAGLEQRLREQQQAQERCQRLREDWEASSLELLRLKDENYMIAMRLAQLSEEKNSAVLRSRDLQLAVDQLKLKVSRLEEECTLLRRARGPLPGAEEKEKEPDSADLVSELRAENQRLTASLQELQEGRQQEASRPGAPGSERILLDILEHDWREAQDSKQELCQKLHAVQGELQWAEELRDKYLQEMEDLRLKHRTLQKDCDLYKHRMATVLAQLEEIEKERDQAIQSRDRIQLQYSQSLIEKDQYRKQVRSLEAERDDLLTTLTSLEGTKALLEAQLQRAQGGPCLKACASSHSLCSNLSSTWSLSEFPSPLGGPEAAGEAAVMGGPEPHTLEKATDSEKEINRLSILPFPPSAGSILRRQREEDPAPAKRLTGWEESHRGPERSFSSMSDITGSVTLKPWSPGLSSSSSSDSVWPLGKPDSLLARGCGLDLLNRSLAIQVSGRSPPGGPEPQDRGPDGLPFLRDSWSGAGVRRVFSGPGSARVEPREPRTEAAGLEGAGLEGEAQQRTSPWNQGSTLSILMESNACQSFHEALDAWVKGLGTEPFYIRANLTLPERADPHALCVKAQEILRLVDPAYKRRQEWFCARVDPLTLRDLDRGTVPNYQSARQLLEVQEKCLPSSRHRGSRSNLKKRALDQLRLVKPKHGGSPTGDPQEQLLLEPCSEPERSPKPYSLVQPLLVPALRPVVLLPECLAPRLIRNLLDLPNSRLDFQVCPAESLSGEEQCAPSAPGAPKARPVTPGLGSRIRAIQESVGKKHCLLELGARGVRELVQNEIYPIVIHVEVTEKNVREVRGLLGRPGWRDSELLRQCRGSEQVLWGLPCSWVQVPANTWGHSEELAKMVRGRILQEQARLVWVERGPGRGGSSSSSDA; encoded by the exons ACCCGGAGGACGCAGCCATGCCGGGCGGGGTCGAGGCAGAAGAGGAGGCTGGGGCCGGTTCGGGGTCCGAGGCAGAGGAGGACGCTCTGTGGGAGCGGATCGAGGGCGTCCGGCACCGGCTGACGCGCACCCTCAACCCGGCCAAGCTCACACCGTATCTGCGCCAGTGCCGGGTCATCGACGAGCAGGACGAGGAAGAGGTGCTGAGCACTTACCGCTTCCCGTGCCGCGTCAACCGCACCG GGCGTCTGATGGACATCTTGCGCTGCCGTGGCAAGAGGGGCTATGAGgcctttctggaagctctggaGTTCTACTACCCCGAGCTCTTCACACTGCTCACGGGCCAAGAGCCTGCCCAGCGCTGTTCCATGATCCTTG ATGAGGAGGGGCCTGAGGGCCTGACCCAGTTTCTGATGACAGAGGTGCGGCGGCTGCGGGAGGCTCGAAAGAGCCAGCTGCAGCGGGAGCAACAGCTGCAGGCTCGAGGCCGGGTGCTAGAGGAGGAGCGGGCAGGGCTGGAGCAGCGGCTGCGGGAACAGCAGCAGGCTCAGGAGCGCTGCCAACGGCTGCGGGAGGATTGGGAGGCGAGTAGCCTGGAGCTGCTTCGGCTCAAGGACGAGAATTACATGATCGCCATGCGCCTGGCACAGCTCAGTGAGGAGAAGAACTCAGCCGTGCTGCGCAGCCGTGACCTGCAGCTGGCG GTGGATCAGCTCAAGCTCAAGGTGAGCCGGCTGGAGGAAGAGTGCACACTGCTGCGCAGGGCCAGGGGGCCCCTCCCCGGGgctgaggagaaggagaaagagccaGACAGTGCCGACCTGGTGTCTGAGTTGCGCGCTGAGAACCAGCGGTTGACAGCATCCCTGCAGGAGCTGCAGGAAGGCCGGCAGCAG GAGGCAAGCCGGCCCGGGGCCCCAGGCTCAGAGCGCATCCTCCTGGACATCCTGGAGCATGACTGGCGGGAGGCACAGGACAGCAAGCAGGAGCTGTGCCAGAAGCTGCACGCTGTGCAGGGGGAGCTGCAGTGGGCCGAGGAGCTGCGGGACAAG TACCTGCAAGAGATGGAGGACCTGCGGCTGAAGCACCGCACGCTGCAGAAGGACTGCGACCTGTACAAGCACCGCATGGCCACCGTCCTGGCCCAGCTGGAGGAGATCGAGAAGGAGCGGGACCAG GCCATTCAGAGCCGCGACCGGATCCAGCTACAGTACTCGCAGAGCCTCATAGAGAAGGACCAGTACCGTAAGCAGGTGCGGAGTCTGGAGGCCGAGCGGGACGACCTGCTGACCACGCTCACCAGCCTGGAGGGCACCAAGGCCCTGCTGGAGGCACAGCTGCAGCGGGCCCAGGGAGGCCCCTGCCTCAAG gcCTGTGCCTCCTCCCATTCCCTGTGCTCCAACCTCAGCAGCACCTGGAGCCTGAGCGAGTTCCCCTCCCCGCTGGGAGGCCCAGAAGCAGCTGGGGAGGCAGCTGTCATGGGGGGCCCTGAACCCCACACCTTG GAGAAGGCCACAGACAGCGAGAAGGAGATCAACCGACTCTCCATCCTGCCTTTCCCACCCAGTGCCGGCTCTATCCTCCGCCGACAGCGTGAGGAGGACCCTGCACCTGCTAAGAGGTTAACAGGCTGGGAAGAGAGCCatagaggcccagagag GTCCTTCAGCAGCATGTCAGACATCACAG GGAGTGTAACGCTTAAGCCCTGGTCCCCCGGCCTCTCCTCCTCGTCATCCTCTGACAGTGTGTGGCCCTTGGGAAAGCCGGACAGCCTCCTGGCCAGAGGCTGCGGCCTGGATCTCCTCAACAG GTCTCTGGCCATCCAAGTGTCTGGCCGGAGCCCCCCTGGAGGACCTGAGCCCCAGGACAGAGGCCCAGATGGCCTGCCATTCCTTAGGGACAGCTGGTCTGGGGCCGGGGTTCGGAGAGTGTTCTCTGGGCCAGGGTCTGCCAGGGTGGAACCAAGAGAG ccaaggacagaggctgCTGGTCTGGAAGGGGCAGGCCTGGAAGGCGAGGCCCAGCAGAGAACCTCGCCCTGGAACCAGGGGTCCACACTCTCCATCCTGATGGAATCCAACG CTTGCCAGTCCTTCCATGAGGCCCTAGATGCCTGGGTGAAGGGGCTTGGCACTGAGCCCTTCTACATTCGAGCCAACCTCACTTTGCCCGAACGGGCAGACCCCCATGCCCTGTGCGTGAAGGCCCAAGAGATCCTGCGGCTGGTGGACCCGGCGTACAAGCGGCGGCAGGAGTGGTTCTGTGCACGGGTTGACCCCCTCACGCTGCGGGACCTGGACCGGGGCACAGTGCCCAATTATCAGAG CGCCCGGCAGCTCCTGGAAGTTCAGGAGAAATGTCTGCCCTCCAGCCGGCACCGAGGGTCCCGCAGTAAT CTGAAGAAGCGAGCACTGGACCAGCTGCGGCTGGTGAAGCCCAAGCACGGGGGGAGCCCTACCGGGGACCCCCAGGAGCAGCTGCTGCTGGAGCCCTGCTCAG AGCCAGAGCGGAGCCCCAAACCCTACAGCCTGGTGCAGCCTCTGCTGGTGCCCGCCCTGCGGCCGGTGGTGCTCTTGCCTGAGTGCCTGGCGCCCCGGCTTATCCGCAACCTGCTAGACCTGCCCAACTCCCGGCTGGACTTCCAAGTGTGCCCAGCGG AAAGCCTGTCTGGGGAGGAACAGTGTGCACCCTCAGCACCCGGAGCCCCCAAGGCCCGGCCTGTCACCCCTGGGCTGGGCAGCAGGATCCGAGCCATCCAGGAGTCTGTCGGGAAG AAGCACTGCCTGTTGGAGCTGGGTGCAAGGGGCGTGCGGGAACTGGTCCAGAATGAAATCTACCCCATCGTCATCCACGTGGAGGTGACCGAGAAGAATGTCCGGGAAGTCAG GGGTCTGCTGGGCCGGCCGGGCTGGCGGGACTCAGAGCTGCTGCGGCAGTGCCGTGGCTCAGAGCAGGTGCTCTGGGGGCTGCCCTGCTCCTGGGTGCAGGTGCCCGCCAACACGTGGGGCCACTCGGAGGAGCTGGCCAAGATGGTGCGTGGCCGCATCCTGCAGGAGCAGGCCCGTCTTGTGTGGGTGGAGCGTGGCCCTGGCagaggcggcagcagcagcagcagcgacgCCTGA
- the CARD10 gene encoding caspase recruitment domain-containing protein 10 isoform X1, which produces MMVLEKGADPEDAAMPGGVEAEEEAGAGSGSEAEEDALWERIEGVRHRLTRTLNPAKLTPYLRQCRVIDEQDEEEVLSTYRFPCRVNRTGRLMDILRCRGKRGYEAFLEALEFYYPELFTLLTGQEPAQRCSMILDEEGPEGLTQFLMTEVRRLREARKSQLQREQQLQARGRVLEEERAGLEQRLREQQQAQERCQRLREDWEASSLELLRLKDENYMIAMRLAQLSEEKNSAVLRSRDLQLAVDQLKLKVSRLEEECTLLRRARGPLPGAEEKEKEPDSADLVSELRAENQRLTASLQELQEGRQQVGPGPEAEAALDSGSQEASRPGAPGSERILLDILEHDWREAQDSKQELCQKLHAVQGELQWAEELRDKYLQEMEDLRLKHRTLQKDCDLYKHRMATVLAQLEEIEKERDQAIQSRDRIQLQYSQSLIEKDQYRKQVRSLEAERDDLLTTLTSLEGTKALLEAQLQRAQGGPCLKACASSHSLCSNLSSTWSLSEFPSPLGGPEAAGEAAVMGGPEPHTLEKATDSEKEINRLSILPFPPSAGSILRRQREEDPAPAKRLTGWEESHRGPERSFSSMSDITGSVTLKPWSPGLSSSSSSDSVWPLGKPDSLLARGCGLDLLNRSLAIQVSGRSPPGGPEPQDRGPDGLPFLRDSWSGAGVRRVFSGPGSARVEPREPRTEAAGLEGAGLEGEAQQRTSPWNQGSTLSILMESNACQSFHEALDAWVKGLGTEPFYIRANLTLPERADPHALCVKAQEILRLVDPAYKRRQEWFCARVDPLTLRDLDRGTVPNYQSARQLLEVQEKCLPSSRHRGSRSNLKKRALDQLRLVKPKHGGSPTGDPQEQLLLEPCSEPERSPKPYSLVQPLLVPALRPVVLLPECLAPRLIRNLLDLPNSRLDFQVCPAESLSGEEQCAPSAPGAPKARPVTPGLGSRIRAIQESVGKKHCLLELGARGVRELVQNEIYPIVIHVEVTEKNVREVRGLLGRPGWRDSELLRQCRGSEQVLWGLPCSWVQVPANTWGHSEELAKMVRGRILQEQARLVWVERGPGRGGSSSSSDA; this is translated from the exons ACCCGGAGGACGCAGCCATGCCGGGCGGGGTCGAGGCAGAAGAGGAGGCTGGGGCCGGTTCGGGGTCCGAGGCAGAGGAGGACGCTCTGTGGGAGCGGATCGAGGGCGTCCGGCACCGGCTGACGCGCACCCTCAACCCGGCCAAGCTCACACCGTATCTGCGCCAGTGCCGGGTCATCGACGAGCAGGACGAGGAAGAGGTGCTGAGCACTTACCGCTTCCCGTGCCGCGTCAACCGCACCG GGCGTCTGATGGACATCTTGCGCTGCCGTGGCAAGAGGGGCTATGAGgcctttctggaagctctggaGTTCTACTACCCCGAGCTCTTCACACTGCTCACGGGCCAAGAGCCTGCCCAGCGCTGTTCCATGATCCTTG ATGAGGAGGGGCCTGAGGGCCTGACCCAGTTTCTGATGACAGAGGTGCGGCGGCTGCGGGAGGCTCGAAAGAGCCAGCTGCAGCGGGAGCAACAGCTGCAGGCTCGAGGCCGGGTGCTAGAGGAGGAGCGGGCAGGGCTGGAGCAGCGGCTGCGGGAACAGCAGCAGGCTCAGGAGCGCTGCCAACGGCTGCGGGAGGATTGGGAGGCGAGTAGCCTGGAGCTGCTTCGGCTCAAGGACGAGAATTACATGATCGCCATGCGCCTGGCACAGCTCAGTGAGGAGAAGAACTCAGCCGTGCTGCGCAGCCGTGACCTGCAGCTGGCG GTGGATCAGCTCAAGCTCAAGGTGAGCCGGCTGGAGGAAGAGTGCACACTGCTGCGCAGGGCCAGGGGGCCCCTCCCCGGGgctgaggagaaggagaaagagccaGACAGTGCCGACCTGGTGTCTGAGTTGCGCGCTGAGAACCAGCGGTTGACAGCATCCCTGCAGGAGCTGCAGGAAGGCCGGCAGCAG GTGGGCCCTGGGCCAGAGGCTGAGGCAGCTTTGGACTCTGGCTCCCAGGAGGCAAGCCGGCCCGGGGCCCCAGGCTCAGAGCGCATCCTCCTGGACATCCTGGAGCATGACTGGCGGGAGGCACAGGACAGCAAGCAGGAGCTGTGCCAGAAGCTGCACGCTGTGCAGGGGGAGCTGCAGTGGGCCGAGGAGCTGCGGGACAAG TACCTGCAAGAGATGGAGGACCTGCGGCTGAAGCACCGCACGCTGCAGAAGGACTGCGACCTGTACAAGCACCGCATGGCCACCGTCCTGGCCCAGCTGGAGGAGATCGAGAAGGAGCGGGACCAG GCCATTCAGAGCCGCGACCGGATCCAGCTACAGTACTCGCAGAGCCTCATAGAGAAGGACCAGTACCGTAAGCAGGTGCGGAGTCTGGAGGCCGAGCGGGACGACCTGCTGACCACGCTCACCAGCCTGGAGGGCACCAAGGCCCTGCTGGAGGCACAGCTGCAGCGGGCCCAGGGAGGCCCCTGCCTCAAG gcCTGTGCCTCCTCCCATTCCCTGTGCTCCAACCTCAGCAGCACCTGGAGCCTGAGCGAGTTCCCCTCCCCGCTGGGAGGCCCAGAAGCAGCTGGGGAGGCAGCTGTCATGGGGGGCCCTGAACCCCACACCTTG GAGAAGGCCACAGACAGCGAGAAGGAGATCAACCGACTCTCCATCCTGCCTTTCCCACCCAGTGCCGGCTCTATCCTCCGCCGACAGCGTGAGGAGGACCCTGCACCTGCTAAGAGGTTAACAGGCTGGGAAGAGAGCCatagaggcccagagag GTCCTTCAGCAGCATGTCAGACATCACAG GGAGTGTAACGCTTAAGCCCTGGTCCCCCGGCCTCTCCTCCTCGTCATCCTCTGACAGTGTGTGGCCCTTGGGAAAGCCGGACAGCCTCCTGGCCAGAGGCTGCGGCCTGGATCTCCTCAACAG GTCTCTGGCCATCCAAGTGTCTGGCCGGAGCCCCCCTGGAGGACCTGAGCCCCAGGACAGAGGCCCAGATGGCCTGCCATTCCTTAGGGACAGCTGGTCTGGGGCCGGGGTTCGGAGAGTGTTCTCTGGGCCAGGGTCTGCCAGGGTGGAACCAAGAGAG ccaaggacagaggctgCTGGTCTGGAAGGGGCAGGCCTGGAAGGCGAGGCCCAGCAGAGAACCTCGCCCTGGAACCAGGGGTCCACACTCTCCATCCTGATGGAATCCAACG CTTGCCAGTCCTTCCATGAGGCCCTAGATGCCTGGGTGAAGGGGCTTGGCACTGAGCCCTTCTACATTCGAGCCAACCTCACTTTGCCCGAACGGGCAGACCCCCATGCCCTGTGCGTGAAGGCCCAAGAGATCCTGCGGCTGGTGGACCCGGCGTACAAGCGGCGGCAGGAGTGGTTCTGTGCACGGGTTGACCCCCTCACGCTGCGGGACCTGGACCGGGGCACAGTGCCCAATTATCAGAG CGCCCGGCAGCTCCTGGAAGTTCAGGAGAAATGTCTGCCCTCCAGCCGGCACCGAGGGTCCCGCAGTAAT CTGAAGAAGCGAGCACTGGACCAGCTGCGGCTGGTGAAGCCCAAGCACGGGGGGAGCCCTACCGGGGACCCCCAGGAGCAGCTGCTGCTGGAGCCCTGCTCAG AGCCAGAGCGGAGCCCCAAACCCTACAGCCTGGTGCAGCCTCTGCTGGTGCCCGCCCTGCGGCCGGTGGTGCTCTTGCCTGAGTGCCTGGCGCCCCGGCTTATCCGCAACCTGCTAGACCTGCCCAACTCCCGGCTGGACTTCCAAGTGTGCCCAGCGG AAAGCCTGTCTGGGGAGGAACAGTGTGCACCCTCAGCACCCGGAGCCCCCAAGGCCCGGCCTGTCACCCCTGGGCTGGGCAGCAGGATCCGAGCCATCCAGGAGTCTGTCGGGAAG AAGCACTGCCTGTTGGAGCTGGGTGCAAGGGGCGTGCGGGAACTGGTCCAGAATGAAATCTACCCCATCGTCATCCACGTGGAGGTGACCGAGAAGAATGTCCGGGAAGTCAG GGGTCTGCTGGGCCGGCCGGGCTGGCGGGACTCAGAGCTGCTGCGGCAGTGCCGTGGCTCAGAGCAGGTGCTCTGGGGGCTGCCCTGCTCCTGGGTGCAGGTGCCCGCCAACACGTGGGGCCACTCGGAGGAGCTGGCCAAGATGGTGCGTGGCCGCATCCTGCAGGAGCAGGCCCGTCTTGTGTGGGTGGAGCGTGGCCCTGGCagaggcggcagcagcagcagcagcgacgCCTGA
- the CARD10 gene encoding caspase recruitment domain-containing protein 10 isoform X4, whose product MMVLEKGADPEDAAMPGGVEAEEEAGAGSGSEAEEDALWERIEGVRHRLTRTLNPAKLTPYLRQCRVIDEQDEEEVLSTYRFPCRVNRTGRLMDILRCRGKRGYEAFLEALEFYYPELFTLLTGQEPAQRCSMILDEEGPEGLTQFLMTEVRRLREARKSQLQREQQLQARGRVLEEERAGLEQRLREQQQAQERCQRLREDWEASSLELLRLKDENYMIAMRLAQLSEEKNSAVLRSRDLQLAVDQLKLKVSRLEEECTLLRRARGPLPGAEEKEKEPDSADLVSELRAENQRLTASLQELQEGRQQEASRPGAPGSERILLDILEHDWREAQDSKQELCQKLHAVQGELQWAEELRDKYLQEMEDLRLKHRTLQKDCDLYKHRMATVLAQLEEIEKERDQAIQSRDRIQLQYSQSLIEKDQYRKQVRSLEAERDDLLTTLTSLEGTKALLEAQLQRAQGGPCLKACASSHSLCSNLSSTWSLSEFPSPLGGPEAAGEAAVMGGPEPHTLEKATDSEKEINRLSILPFPPSAGSILRRQREEDPAPAKRSFSSMSDITGSVTLKPWSPGLSSSSSSDSVWPLGKPDSLLARGCGLDLLNRSLAIQVSGRSPPGGPEPQDRGPDGLPFLRDSWSGAGVRRVFSGPGSARVEPREPRTEAAGLEGAGLEGEAQQRTSPWNQGSTLSILMESNACQSFHEALDAWVKGLGTEPFYIRANLTLPERADPHALCVKAQEILRLVDPAYKRRQEWFCARVDPLTLRDLDRGTVPNYQSARQLLEVQEKCLPSSRHRGSRSNLKKRALDQLRLVKPKHGGSPTGDPQEQLLLEPCSEPERSPKPYSLVQPLLVPALRPVVLLPECLAPRLIRNLLDLPNSRLDFQVCPAESLSGEEQCAPSAPGAPKARPVTPGLGSRIRAIQESVGKKHCLLELGARGVRELVQNEIYPIVIHVEVTEKNVREVRGLLGRPGWRDSELLRQCRGSEQVLWGLPCSWVQVPANTWGHSEELAKMVRGRILQEQARLVWVERGPGRGGSSSSSDA is encoded by the exons ACCCGGAGGACGCAGCCATGCCGGGCGGGGTCGAGGCAGAAGAGGAGGCTGGGGCCGGTTCGGGGTCCGAGGCAGAGGAGGACGCTCTGTGGGAGCGGATCGAGGGCGTCCGGCACCGGCTGACGCGCACCCTCAACCCGGCCAAGCTCACACCGTATCTGCGCCAGTGCCGGGTCATCGACGAGCAGGACGAGGAAGAGGTGCTGAGCACTTACCGCTTCCCGTGCCGCGTCAACCGCACCG GGCGTCTGATGGACATCTTGCGCTGCCGTGGCAAGAGGGGCTATGAGgcctttctggaagctctggaGTTCTACTACCCCGAGCTCTTCACACTGCTCACGGGCCAAGAGCCTGCCCAGCGCTGTTCCATGATCCTTG ATGAGGAGGGGCCTGAGGGCCTGACCCAGTTTCTGATGACAGAGGTGCGGCGGCTGCGGGAGGCTCGAAAGAGCCAGCTGCAGCGGGAGCAACAGCTGCAGGCTCGAGGCCGGGTGCTAGAGGAGGAGCGGGCAGGGCTGGAGCAGCGGCTGCGGGAACAGCAGCAGGCTCAGGAGCGCTGCCAACGGCTGCGGGAGGATTGGGAGGCGAGTAGCCTGGAGCTGCTTCGGCTCAAGGACGAGAATTACATGATCGCCATGCGCCTGGCACAGCTCAGTGAGGAGAAGAACTCAGCCGTGCTGCGCAGCCGTGACCTGCAGCTGGCG GTGGATCAGCTCAAGCTCAAGGTGAGCCGGCTGGAGGAAGAGTGCACACTGCTGCGCAGGGCCAGGGGGCCCCTCCCCGGGgctgaggagaaggagaaagagccaGACAGTGCCGACCTGGTGTCTGAGTTGCGCGCTGAGAACCAGCGGTTGACAGCATCCCTGCAGGAGCTGCAGGAAGGCCGGCAGCAG GAGGCAAGCCGGCCCGGGGCCCCAGGCTCAGAGCGCATCCTCCTGGACATCCTGGAGCATGACTGGCGGGAGGCACAGGACAGCAAGCAGGAGCTGTGCCAGAAGCTGCACGCTGTGCAGGGGGAGCTGCAGTGGGCCGAGGAGCTGCGGGACAAG TACCTGCAAGAGATGGAGGACCTGCGGCTGAAGCACCGCACGCTGCAGAAGGACTGCGACCTGTACAAGCACCGCATGGCCACCGTCCTGGCCCAGCTGGAGGAGATCGAGAAGGAGCGGGACCAG GCCATTCAGAGCCGCGACCGGATCCAGCTACAGTACTCGCAGAGCCTCATAGAGAAGGACCAGTACCGTAAGCAGGTGCGGAGTCTGGAGGCCGAGCGGGACGACCTGCTGACCACGCTCACCAGCCTGGAGGGCACCAAGGCCCTGCTGGAGGCACAGCTGCAGCGGGCCCAGGGAGGCCCCTGCCTCAAG gcCTGTGCCTCCTCCCATTCCCTGTGCTCCAACCTCAGCAGCACCTGGAGCCTGAGCGAGTTCCCCTCCCCGCTGGGAGGCCCAGAAGCAGCTGGGGAGGCAGCTGTCATGGGGGGCCCTGAACCCCACACCTTG GAGAAGGCCACAGACAGCGAGAAGGAGATCAACCGACTCTCCATCCTGCCTTTCCCACCCAGTGCCGGCTCTATCCTCCGCCGACAGCGTGAGGAGGACCCTGCACCTGCTAAGAG GTCCTTCAGCAGCATGTCAGACATCACAG GGAGTGTAACGCTTAAGCCCTGGTCCCCCGGCCTCTCCTCCTCGTCATCCTCTGACAGTGTGTGGCCCTTGGGAAAGCCGGACAGCCTCCTGGCCAGAGGCTGCGGCCTGGATCTCCTCAACAG GTCTCTGGCCATCCAAGTGTCTGGCCGGAGCCCCCCTGGAGGACCTGAGCCCCAGGACAGAGGCCCAGATGGCCTGCCATTCCTTAGGGACAGCTGGTCTGGGGCCGGGGTTCGGAGAGTGTTCTCTGGGCCAGGGTCTGCCAGGGTGGAACCAAGAGAG ccaaggacagaggctgCTGGTCTGGAAGGGGCAGGCCTGGAAGGCGAGGCCCAGCAGAGAACCTCGCCCTGGAACCAGGGGTCCACACTCTCCATCCTGATGGAATCCAACG CTTGCCAGTCCTTCCATGAGGCCCTAGATGCCTGGGTGAAGGGGCTTGGCACTGAGCCCTTCTACATTCGAGCCAACCTCACTTTGCCCGAACGGGCAGACCCCCATGCCCTGTGCGTGAAGGCCCAAGAGATCCTGCGGCTGGTGGACCCGGCGTACAAGCGGCGGCAGGAGTGGTTCTGTGCACGGGTTGACCCCCTCACGCTGCGGGACCTGGACCGGGGCACAGTGCCCAATTATCAGAG CGCCCGGCAGCTCCTGGAAGTTCAGGAGAAATGTCTGCCCTCCAGCCGGCACCGAGGGTCCCGCAGTAAT CTGAAGAAGCGAGCACTGGACCAGCTGCGGCTGGTGAAGCCCAAGCACGGGGGGAGCCCTACCGGGGACCCCCAGGAGCAGCTGCTGCTGGAGCCCTGCTCAG AGCCAGAGCGGAGCCCCAAACCCTACAGCCTGGTGCAGCCTCTGCTGGTGCCCGCCCTGCGGCCGGTGGTGCTCTTGCCTGAGTGCCTGGCGCCCCGGCTTATCCGCAACCTGCTAGACCTGCCCAACTCCCGGCTGGACTTCCAAGTGTGCCCAGCGG AAAGCCTGTCTGGGGAGGAACAGTGTGCACCCTCAGCACCCGGAGCCCCCAAGGCCCGGCCTGTCACCCCTGGGCTGGGCAGCAGGATCCGAGCCATCCAGGAGTCTGTCGGGAAG AAGCACTGCCTGTTGGAGCTGGGTGCAAGGGGCGTGCGGGAACTGGTCCAGAATGAAATCTACCCCATCGTCATCCACGTGGAGGTGACCGAGAAGAATGTCCGGGAAGTCAG GGGTCTGCTGGGCCGGCCGGGCTGGCGGGACTCAGAGCTGCTGCGGCAGTGCCGTGGCTCAGAGCAGGTGCTCTGGGGGCTGCCCTGCTCCTGGGTGCAGGTGCCCGCCAACACGTGGGGCCACTCGGAGGAGCTGGCCAAGATGGTGCGTGGCCGCATCCTGCAGGAGCAGGCCCGTCTTGTGTGGGTGGAGCGTGGCCCTGGCagaggcggcagcagcagcagcagcgacgCCTGA